The region AACAGAAACCTTCTCCTACCTTGCTCTAACCCGGAAGCTTCCGATGATGCACCAATAACTAATCAGGCCGTTGACACTATATCAGCAGCCAGTGAAACCGGTAACTATCTTCCTATAGCTGTAGACACCACAACAGGTACAAGCAAAGCTGTTATTGGACTTCCCATCACAGTTGACACTTCAGCAGCCCCCAGTCGACCTAGTAATCAACTTTTCATTATGGCTGTAGACACTGCAACAGCTACAAGCAAAACTGTTAACAGAATTCCCATTAAGCCCGACAACACTTCAGCAACCAAACACCAACCTGGTAGTCAACCTTCAATTAAGGTTGTAGACACTGTATCAGCAATCAATGAAATTAACAACCAAGTGTCCAGTAAGTCTATTGTAGACACTGTATCAGCAGACAATAAATATGGTAATCAACTTCTCGTCCTTGTTATTCATTTCATTTAGTTTTGAAGCATAACTTGAGCATCTTGTATACTACTAATATCCCCCTTGCAGAACCTCCTCAGACAAAGTCCTCTCAGCCTATTGGGAAGCTTTGTCACAAGAGGCGTAGACCTTGCCATGGTTGGATTTCTAGTGATGATGAAGAGGAGGATCTAATAGAACTACCTGCAACAAATAAGTTGTGAATAATGGGGTAAATTAGTGTAAACAGAGCAGGATATTATTACACTTGAGTAGTCTAAGAGCAGTTTCAACTTAGCTCCAAGGTTTGGAAAGTGACATTGCTACATGCCCTTGCTTGTCTATAATACGGGCATGGTGTACTAATACTAGACTGTTCATCAGACCATCGTATGGTT is a window of Lathyrus oleraceus cultivar Zhongwan6 chromosome 6, CAAS_Psat_ZW6_1.0, whole genome shotgun sequence DNA encoding:
- the LOC127093418 gene encoding uncharacterized protein LOC127093418 isoform X2; this translates as MAPRRRPVKKGESRMDAALDAMAPFGFPNKLVRRTVDQLLEVYGGKDGWVFIEDSAYTLLINTLLEHQQEQDQDCLIENNPENSTNEASAAGCSNRNLLLPCSNPEASDDAPITNQAVDTISAASETGNYLPIAVDTTTGTSKAVIGLPITVDTSAAPSRPSNQLFIMAVDTATATSKTVNRIPIKPDNTSATKHQPGSQPSIKVVDTVSAINEINNQVSSKSIVDTVSADNKYDKVLSAYWEALSQEA
- the LOC127093418 gene encoding uncharacterized protein LOC127093418 isoform X1 — protein: MAPRRRPVKKGESRMDAALDAMAPFGFPNKLVRRTVDQLLEVYGGKDGWVFIEDSAYTLLINTLLEHQQEQDQDCLIENNPENSTNEASAAGCSNRNLLLPCSNPEASDDAPITNQAVDTISAASETGNYLPIAVDTTTGTSKAVIGLPITVDTSAAPSRPSNQLFIMAVDTATATSKTVNRIPIKPDNTSATKHQPGSQPSIKVVDTVSAINEINNQVSSKSIVDTVSADNKYEPPQTKSSQPIGKLCHKRRRPCHGWISSDDEEEDLIELPATNKL